A stretch of the Vigna radiata var. radiata cultivar VC1973A chromosome 7, Vradiata_ver6, whole genome shotgun sequence genome encodes the following:
- the LOC106767095 gene encoding NAC domain-containing protein 35, whose translation MAIAAANSSPTMSLSQSQSQEDVTTASTTNDNTNSNNNNNDNKPDDHEHDMVMPGFRFHPTEEELVEFYLRRKVEGKRFNVELITFLDLYRYDPWELPALAAIGEKEWYFYVPRDRKYRNGDRPNRVTTSGYWKATGADRMIRTENFRSIGLKKTLVFYSGKAPKGIRTSWIMNEYRLPQHETERYQKAEISLCRVYKRAGVEDHPSLPRCLPTRPSSSRASSHSETKKHNEMVHHNMGFAGQSKPTEQLVDKMNETEASSDVNTALGLSKYNAYRAAMGALSSTMALPVVPMDEEGLMMMQHQQQSKQAAAHAGAPGIGTIFSAGPSSSNNNGVVNMDDLNRLMSYQQQYYNVQSHPNQFSTLLMQPSPVVSLTSLPNPLPTTFSDRLWEWNPIPEPPNQEYSNMSFK comes from the exons ATGGCAATTGCAGCCGCAAACTCATCGCCCACCATGAGTCTCAGCCAGAGCCAGAGCCAGGAGGACGTCACCACCGCTTCCACCACCAACGACAACACCAAcagtaacaacaacaacaacgatAACAAGCCCGACGATCACGAGCATGACATGGTTATGCCTGGTTTTCGCTTCCATCCAACTGAAGAAGAGCTCGTCGAATTCTACCTTCGCCGTAAGGTGGAGGGAAAGCGTTTCAACGTTGAACTCATTACTTTCCTCGATCTTTATCGCTATGACCCTTGGGAGCTTcctg CCTTGGCGGCTATTGGGGAGAAGGAGTGGTACTTCTATGTGCCGAGAGATAGAAAGTATCGAAACGGTGATCGTCCCAATCGTGTCACCACCTCTGGGTATTGGAAGGCGACGGGAGCTGATAGGATGATCCGAACGGAGAATTTTCGGTCAATCGGCCTCAAGAAAACCCTAGTTTTCTATTCTGGGAAAGCTCCCAAAGGCATACGAACTAGTTGGATTATGAACGAGTATCGCTTGCCGCAACACGAAACCGAACGATATCAAAAG GCTGAGATATCGCTTTGCCGCGTGTACAAGAGAGCTGGAGTAGAGGACCATCCCTCCCTCCCTCGCTGTCTCCCAACAAGGCCATCTTCATCAAGAGCTTCTTCGCACTCCGAAACCAAAAAGCACAACGAGATGGTTCATCACAACATGGGATTTGCGGGACAATCGAAGCCAACCGAACAACTCGTTGACAAAATGAATGAAACGGAAGCAAGCAGTGATGTCAACACGGCTCTTGGACTTTCGAAATATAATGCTTACCGTGCTGCGATGGGTGCACTCAGCAGCACAATGGCACTTCCGGTTGTTCCAATGGACGAGGAAGGGCTGATGATGATGCAGCATCAGCAGCAGTCTAAGCAAGCAGCAGCACACGCAGGTGCTCCTGGGATTGGCACAATCTTCTCTGCTGGACCTTCTAGTTCCAATAACAATGGAGTGGTGAACATGGATGATCTGAATAGGCTAATGAGTTATCAGCAGCAGTACTACAATGTTCAAAGCCATCCCAATCAGTTCTCTACTCTGCTGATGCAACCATCACCAGTAGTGTCTCTCACCTCGCTACCAAATCCACTTCCAACCACCTTCTCTGACCGACTGTGGGAGTGGAATCCAATCCCAGAGCCCCCAAATCAAGAGTACAGCAACATGTCCTTCAAGTAA